Proteins encoded together in one Planctomyces sp. SH-PL14 window:
- a CDS encoding DUF1559 domain-containing protein codes for MRSLLSPCGSRPGSRGFTLIELLVVIAIIAVLVAILLPAVQQAREAARRSQCSNNLKQIGLALHNYAEAFGSFPLGGAGTSTGPITTPGGTCAWTGTDPMRAPWTVLILPQLDESNRYNKFVFEQNFTCYSTNRQGSAANNAQWQIPLSKYRCPSDDFFPQQPLTSYRGVEGGGGVPWCSSSSRPTSRFFFNNGVLYYNSAITFRDIADGVSNVLLVGESPYQNWSDSDPRYNEGWASSAFTINTTGFPSVSTGVRFPMNTGVNGNDSSGCFGSSHTGGAFFVLCDGSVQFLSENMSLEISQQLGARNDKAPLGGLFQ; via the coding sequence GTGAGAAGTCTACTGTCCCCTTGTGGTTCGCGGCCCGGCTCTCGGGGATTCACCCTTATTGAGCTGCTGGTCGTCATCGCCATCATTGCCGTACTGGTCGCGATCCTTCTTCCGGCCGTTCAGCAGGCCCGCGAGGCGGCGCGGCGCTCGCAGTGCAGCAACAACCTCAAGCAGATCGGCCTCGCCCTGCACAACTACGCGGAGGCCTTCGGCAGCTTTCCCCTCGGCGGAGCGGGAACGTCGACCGGTCCTATCACCACGCCGGGCGGGACCTGCGCCTGGACCGGGACCGATCCGATGCGGGCTCCCTGGACGGTGCTGATTCTTCCCCAGCTCGACGAATCGAACCGCTACAACAAGTTCGTGTTCGAGCAGAACTTCACCTGCTACAGCACCAACCGCCAGGGCTCCGCGGCGAACAACGCCCAGTGGCAGATCCCGCTCTCCAAGTACCGGTGTCCCTCGGACGACTTCTTTCCGCAGCAGCCGCTGACGAGCTACCGTGGCGTTGAGGGAGGGGGCGGCGTCCCCTGGTGCTCGTCGAGCTCCCGGCCGACCTCCCGCTTCTTCTTCAACAATGGCGTCCTCTACTACAACTCGGCCATCACGTTCCGCGACATCGCGGACGGGGTCTCGAACGTCCTTCTCGTCGGGGAATCGCCCTACCAGAACTGGTCGGACTCCGATCCCCGCTACAACGAAGGCTGGGCCTCCTCTGCCTTCACGATCAACACCACCGGTTTCCCGTCGGTCTCGACCGGCGTCCGCTTCCCGATGAACACCGGCGTCAACGGCAATGACTCGTCGGGGTGTTTCGGGAGCAGTCACACGGGCGGTGCGTTCTTTGTCCTGTGCGATGGCTCGGTGCAGTTCCTGAGCGAGAACATGAGCCTGGAGATCAGCCAGCAGCTCGGCGCACGGAACGACAAGGCTCCGCTGGGAGGACTCTTCCAGTGA
- a CDS encoding NAD(P)/FAD-dependent oxidoreductase, with translation MAEFDCAVVGAGLAGLNLALALGRQGRRVLLIDRKETLQAGIHTTGIFVRRTLEDFSFPADSLGPAIRHVSLYSPGLRRLDLESPHAEFRVGRMGRLYTAWLEECRAAGVEIALETHLESICEAGGANTLRLRTGKQSWEATARFVVGADGAVSRVAEHLGLSRNTEWIVGLEDVYRDTSNGGPPRMHCLIDPELAPGYIAWAVHDGEEIHVGVGGYAERFAPPAALARWTEVVRTKLGIAIEERVERRGGRIPVGGVLPQIANTRGLLVGDAAGAVSPLTAGGLDPCLRLSGFATEVLDEALRAGSSAPLAAYSGKMFRRKFRSRLWLRTGLRRISSRWLAEAACWALRTSLGQGLAARVFFHPASFPDVPWSRAARSLDRVGVTNG, from the coding sequence ATGGCCGAGTTCGACTGCGCGGTTGTTGGAGCCGGACTGGCCGGGCTGAACCTGGCTCTGGCCCTCGGGCGGCAGGGACGCCGCGTCCTTCTGATCGACAGGAAGGAGACGCTCCAAGCGGGGATCCACACGACCGGGATCTTCGTGCGGCGGACGCTCGAGGACTTTTCGTTCCCGGCCGATTCGCTGGGCCCGGCGATCCGTCACGTTTCACTCTATTCGCCTGGCCTCCGGCGGCTCGATCTGGAGAGCCCGCACGCCGAGTTCCGCGTCGGCCGTATGGGACGCCTCTACACGGCATGGCTCGAAGAGTGCCGGGCCGCTGGGGTGGAGATTGCCCTCGAGACGCATCTCGAATCGATCTGCGAGGCGGGCGGAGCGAACACGCTTCGACTACGGACGGGCAAGCAAAGCTGGGAGGCAACGGCGCGTTTCGTCGTCGGCGCGGACGGGGCGGTCTCCCGCGTTGCGGAGCATCTCGGGCTGAGCCGCAACACGGAGTGGATCGTCGGCCTGGAGGACGTTTACCGCGACACGTCCAACGGCGGCCCGCCGCGGATGCATTGCCTGATCGATCCGGAGCTCGCCCCCGGCTATATCGCCTGGGCGGTGCACGACGGAGAAGAGATCCACGTCGGCGTCGGCGGGTATGCCGAGCGGTTCGCGCCCCCCGCGGCGCTCGCACGGTGGACCGAGGTCGTCCGGACCAAACTTGGAATTGCGATCGAGGAGCGAGTCGAGCGCCGCGGTGGACGGATCCCGGTTGGCGGCGTTCTTCCGCAGATCGCGAATACCCGCGGACTCCTCGTCGGGGATGCCGCCGGGGCAGTGTCGCCTCTCACGGCAGGGGGCCTCGATCCGTGTCTGCGGCTCTCCGGGTTCGCCACCGAGGTCCTCGACGAGGCTCTCCGCGCGGGAAGCTCGGCGCCCCTCGCGGCCTACTCAGGGAAAATGTTCCGCCGAAAGTTCCGCTCACGGCTGTGGCTGAGGACGGGACTGCGACGGATCAGCTCCCGCTGGCTCGCCGAAGCGGCCTGCTGGGCGCTGAGAACCTCCCTCGGCCAAGGCCTCGCGGCACGGGTCTTTTTTCACCCGGCGTCGTTTCCGGATGTCCCCTGGTCGCGCGCCGCGAGGTCCTTGGATCGTGTCGGCGTGACGAACGGCTGA
- a CDS encoding transcriptional regulator encodes MPSEKHLSETPDDGSSGGRYAYDGLDRVIHERARLGLMTSLAASPDGVTFVELKEQCRLTDGNLGRHLKVLEEAGLIELWKRGAGRNQQTLVRLTATGRAEFLKYLEVLEQVVRDAALSAAVPRGRKGFSPA; translated from the coding sequence ATGCCGTCTGAGAAACACCTTTCCGAGACTCCCGACGACGGTTCGAGCGGGGGACGTTATGCCTACGACGGCCTCGATCGGGTGATCCACGAACGGGCCCGGCTGGGACTGATGACGTCGCTGGCGGCGTCGCCGGACGGCGTGACGTTCGTCGAGTTGAAAGAGCAGTGCCGGTTGACCGACGGCAACCTGGGCCGGCATCTCAAGGTGCTTGAAGAGGCGGGGCTGATCGAACTCTGGAAGCGCGGCGCGGGCCGGAACCAGCAGACGCTCGTCCGCCTGACGGCGACCGGCCGGGCCGAGTTCCTCAAGTACCTGGAAGTGCTCGAACAGGTCGTCCGCGACGCCGCCCTCTCGGCGGCCGTCCCCCGCGGCCGAAAAGGCTTCTCGCCCGCCTGA